The Quercus robur chromosome 7, dhQueRobu3.1, whole genome shotgun sequence genome has a segment encoding these proteins:
- the LOC126691686 gene encoding protein SLOW GREEN 1, chloroplastic-like, translating to MESLSKLNYRHQPIHLSVNHHRPSFQRPISSLSFRTPPSSSSSSSQSSPFKSFSIKASSSSSSSAFPQNPKPQLSKTLAPLLKTTCVTVAAAAALFFIRFQHKPAFAATATAPPPTVEESINTEEAERSIEDRLSQDPEDVEALKSLMEVRIKARKLKEAIQVIDRLIELEPEEFEWPLLKANIFSYMGEQELAKSKFEEILEKDPLRVEAYHGLVMVSSELSDENMLKELAKRVEEATEKCDKLGKKSDARDFKLLVAQINVVKGLYNEALRIYEQLAKEEPRDFRPYLCQGILYTLLSKKDEAEKQFDKFRRLVPKNHPYKEYFDDNMFATKIFAQRVERERKSSRR from the coding sequence atggAGTCTCTCTCTAAACTGAACTACCGTCACCAACCCATTCACCTCTCAGTCAATCACCACCGTCCATCATTCCAAAGACCCATTTCTTCCCTCTCTTTCAGGAccccaccatcatcatcatcatcatcatctcaaTCCTCACCGTTCAAATCATTCTCTATCAAAGCctcatcctcctcctcctcctccgctTTTCcccaaaaccctaaaccccAGCTCTCCAAAACCCTAGCCCCTCTCCTCAAAACCACATGCGTCaccgtcgccgccgccgccgcatTATTCTTTATTCGGTTCCAACACAAACCCGCCTTCGCCGCCACCGCCACAGCGCCACCGCCCACGGTGGAGGAGTCGATTAACACCGAAGAAGCGGAGCGCAGCATCGAAGACCGGTTGAGCCAAGACCCAGAAGACGTCGAAGCTCTAAAGTCCCTCATGGAGGTCAGAATCAAAGCTCGGAAGTTGAAAGAAGCTATCCAAGTCATTGACCGTCTCATCGAGCTCGAACCAGAAGAGTTCGAGTGGCCATTGTTGAAAGCAAACATTTTTAGCTACATGGGGGAGCAAGAATTGGCCAAAAGTAAGTTCGAGGAGATCTTGGAGAAAGACCCATTACGCGTCGAGGCCTATCATGGCCTTGTCATGGTTTCTTCTGAACTATCTGATGAGAATATGTTGAAGGAACTTGCGAAAAGGGTTGAGGAGGCAACGGAGAAGTGCGATAAGCTTGGAAAGAAGTCGGACGCGAGGGATTTCAAGCTCTTGGTGGCGCAGATTAATGTTGTGAAAGGGCTCTATAACGAGGCTTTGAGGATTTATGAGCAGCTTGCGAAAGAGGAACCGAGAGATTTTAGGCCTTATTTGTGTCAGGGAATTTTGTATACTCTGCTGAGTAAGAAAGATGAGGCTGAGAAACAGTTTGACAAGTTTCGAAGGCTTGTGCCCAAGAATCACCCTTACAAGGAGTATTTTGATGATAATATGTTTGCAACAAAGATTTTTGCTCAGAGAGtagaaagggagagaaagagttCGAGGCGTTGA
- the LOC126691685 gene encoding uncharacterized protein LOC126691685 has product MGDSASYIRMVHHLIEECIIFNMSKEECMEALSKHANIKPVITSTVWKELEKENKEFFEAYTKRREDRSASEMETKQRIQNMVSESSKRDTQD; this is encoded by the exons ATGGGAGACTCAGCTTCATATATACGCATG GTGCACCACCTGATCGAAGAGTGTATCATATTTAACATGAGCAAGGAAGAGTGCATGGAAGCCCTCTCTAAGCATGCAAATATCAAACCAGTCATTACCTCCACAG TGTGGAAGGAATTGGAGAAGGAGAACAAGGAATTCTTCGAGGCCTACACGAAGAGGAGGGAAGATAGATCAGCATCTGAAATGGAGACAAAGCAAAGGATTCAAAATATGGTTTCTGAATCTTCCAAAAGAGATACCCAAGACTAG